The Lycium barbarum isolate Lr01 chromosome 10, ASM1917538v2, whole genome shotgun sequence genome includes a region encoding these proteins:
- the LOC132614564 gene encoding beta-glucosidase 42 isoform X2: METNSSVKSRKLIMGLEKKKAIEKEWNNIYSSKHQLSCADFPSHFVFGVATSAYQVEGGSKEGGRGPSIWDSFSHTQGKICDGSTGNVAVDQYHRYKEDIELISKMGFKAYRFSISWSRIFPDGLWTKINHEGIKYYDNIIDALLERGIEPYITLYHWDLPLNLQESCGGWLDEQTVKYFAIYAETCFASFGNRVKKWITINEPLQTAVNGYWTGIHAPGKSESSSTEPFLVAHNQLLAHAEAVSIYRNKFKDEQGGEIGLVVDCEWPEPLSDNLEDKAAATRHLDFQLGWYLDPIFFGDYPESMRERLGDRLPKFSQRDKELLKRSLDFIGLNHYTSRFVGHAANSREENDFYKLQDVEIIAEWEGGEVIGEKAASSWLYIVPWGIRKVLNYIAERYGNPPVYITENGMDDEDEDTSPLHEMLDDELRISYFKAYLAAIHQAILDGANVRGYFAWSLLDNFEWNLGYTKRFGLIYVDFKNGLTRHLKSSAYWFMRFLKGGQVKHGKED, encoded by the exons ATGGAAACAAATTCAAGTGTAAAATCAAGAAAGCTAATAATGGGTTTAGAGAAAAAGAAAGCAATAGAGAAAGAATGGAACAATATTTATAGCTCTAAGCACCAACTCTCTTGTGCTGACTTCCCTTCTCACTTTGTCTTTGGTGTTGCCACTTCTGCTTATCAG GttgaaggtggaagcaaagaggGAGGAAGGGGTCCTAGCATATGGGATTCTTTTTCACATACTCAAG GCAAAATATGTGATGGAAGCACCGGGAATGTGGCTGTTGATCAGTATCATCGCTACAAG GAAGATATTGAGCTCATATCCAAGATGGGATTTAAGGCTTATCGTTTTTCAATATCGTGGAGTCGCATCTTTCCTG ACGGCTTGTGGACCAAAATCAACCATGAAGGCATAAAGTACTACGATAACATTATTGATGCTCTTCTTGAAAGGG GCATTGAGCCTTATATAACATTGTACCATTGGGATCTCCCTTTGAATCTTCAGGAATCTTGTGGAGGCTGGTTAGATGAACAAACTGT AAAATATTTTGCCATCTATGCAGAGACTTGCTTTGCTAGCTTTGGCAATAGAGTGAAGAAGTGGATTACAATTAATGAACCTCTTCAGACAGCTGTGAATGGATATTGGACTGGTATACATGCACCTGGAAAAAGTGAAAGTTCTTCTACTGAACCATTCTTGGTAGCACACAATCAGCTGTTGGCACATGCAGAAGCTGTTTCCATCTACAGAAATAAATTTAAG GATGAGCAAGGAGGGGAAATAGGCCTGGTGGTGGATTGTGAATGGCCTGAACCTTTATCAGATAATTTAGAGGACAAAGCTGCTGCAACAAGGCACCTTGATTTTCAGCTTGGATG GTACCTGGATCCAATATTTTTCGGAGATTATCCTGAAAGCATGCGTGAAAGACTTGGAGACAGGCTTCCAAAATTTTCACAGCGAGACAAGGAGTTGCTTAAACGTTCGTTGGACTTCATTGGTCTGAATCACTATACTTCAAGATTTGTTGGTCATGCAGCAAATAGTCGTGAAGAGAATGACTTCTATAAATTACAGGATGTAGAGATAATTG CTGAATGGGAAGGAGGAGAGGTGATCGGTGAGAAA GCGGCATCTTCATGGCTTTATATAGTTCCTTGGGGAATTCGGAAAGTTCTTAATTATATTGCAGAGAGATATGGCAATCCACCAGTCTACATCACTGAGAATG GAATGGATGATGAAGACGAAGACACATCTCCTCTCCATGAGATGTTGGATGACGAATTGAGAATTTCTTACTTCAAGGCGTACCTTGCTGCTATTCATCAGGCAATCTT GGATGGTGCTAATGTGAGAGGTTATTTTGCGTGGTCATTGCTAGATAACTTCGAGTGGAATCTGGGTTATACAAAACGCTTTGGTTTGATATATGTGGACTTCAAGAATGGGCTAACACGGCATCTAAAATCTTCTGCTTACTGGTTCATGAGATTCTTGAAAGGTGGACAAGTAAAACATGGGAAAGAAGACTAG
- the LOC132614564 gene encoding beta-glucosidase 42 isoform X1, with the protein METNSSVKSRKLIMGLEKKKAIEKEWNNIYSSKHQLSCADFPSHFVFGVATSAYQVEGGSKEGGRGPSIWDSFSHTQVLFLLGKICDGSTGNVAVDQYHRYKEDIELISKMGFKAYRFSISWSRIFPDGLWTKINHEGIKYYDNIIDALLERGIEPYITLYHWDLPLNLQESCGGWLDEQTVKYFAIYAETCFASFGNRVKKWITINEPLQTAVNGYWTGIHAPGKSESSSTEPFLVAHNQLLAHAEAVSIYRNKFKDEQGGEIGLVVDCEWPEPLSDNLEDKAAATRHLDFQLGWYLDPIFFGDYPESMRERLGDRLPKFSQRDKELLKRSLDFIGLNHYTSRFVGHAANSREENDFYKLQDVEIIAEWEGGEVIGEKAASSWLYIVPWGIRKVLNYIAERYGNPPVYITENGMDDEDEDTSPLHEMLDDELRISYFKAYLAAIHQAILDGANVRGYFAWSLLDNFEWNLGYTKRFGLIYVDFKNGLTRHLKSSAYWFMRFLKGGQVKHGKED; encoded by the exons ATGGAAACAAATTCAAGTGTAAAATCAAGAAAGCTAATAATGGGTTTAGAGAAAAAGAAAGCAATAGAGAAAGAATGGAACAATATTTATAGCTCTAAGCACCAACTCTCTTGTGCTGACTTCCCTTCTCACTTTGTCTTTGGTGTTGCCACTTCTGCTTATCAG GttgaaggtggaagcaaagaggGAGGAAGGGGTCCTAGCATATGGGATTCTTTTTCACATACTCAAG TTTTGTTTTTGTTAGGCAAAATATGTGATGGAAGCACCGGGAATGTGGCTGTTGATCAGTATCATCGCTACAAG GAAGATATTGAGCTCATATCCAAGATGGGATTTAAGGCTTATCGTTTTTCAATATCGTGGAGTCGCATCTTTCCTG ACGGCTTGTGGACCAAAATCAACCATGAAGGCATAAAGTACTACGATAACATTATTGATGCTCTTCTTGAAAGGG GCATTGAGCCTTATATAACATTGTACCATTGGGATCTCCCTTTGAATCTTCAGGAATCTTGTGGAGGCTGGTTAGATGAACAAACTGT AAAATATTTTGCCATCTATGCAGAGACTTGCTTTGCTAGCTTTGGCAATAGAGTGAAGAAGTGGATTACAATTAATGAACCTCTTCAGACAGCTGTGAATGGATATTGGACTGGTATACATGCACCTGGAAAAAGTGAAAGTTCTTCTACTGAACCATTCTTGGTAGCACACAATCAGCTGTTGGCACATGCAGAAGCTGTTTCCATCTACAGAAATAAATTTAAG GATGAGCAAGGAGGGGAAATAGGCCTGGTGGTGGATTGTGAATGGCCTGAACCTTTATCAGATAATTTAGAGGACAAAGCTGCTGCAACAAGGCACCTTGATTTTCAGCTTGGATG GTACCTGGATCCAATATTTTTCGGAGATTATCCTGAAAGCATGCGTGAAAGACTTGGAGACAGGCTTCCAAAATTTTCACAGCGAGACAAGGAGTTGCTTAAACGTTCGTTGGACTTCATTGGTCTGAATCACTATACTTCAAGATTTGTTGGTCATGCAGCAAATAGTCGTGAAGAGAATGACTTCTATAAATTACAGGATGTAGAGATAATTG CTGAATGGGAAGGAGGAGAGGTGATCGGTGAGAAA GCGGCATCTTCATGGCTTTATATAGTTCCTTGGGGAATTCGGAAAGTTCTTAATTATATTGCAGAGAGATATGGCAATCCACCAGTCTACATCACTGAGAATG GAATGGATGATGAAGACGAAGACACATCTCCTCTCCATGAGATGTTGGATGACGAATTGAGAATTTCTTACTTCAAGGCGTACCTTGCTGCTATTCATCAGGCAATCTT GGATGGTGCTAATGTGAGAGGTTATTTTGCGTGGTCATTGCTAGATAACTTCGAGTGGAATCTGGGTTATACAAAACGCTTTGGTTTGATATATGTGGACTTCAAGAATGGGCTAACACGGCATCTAAAATCTTCTGCTTACTGGTTCATGAGATTCTTGAAAGGTGGACAAGTAAAACATGGGAAAGAAGACTAG